A stretch of Cicer arietinum cultivar CDC Frontier isolate Library 1 chromosome 5, Cicar.CDCFrontier_v2.0, whole genome shotgun sequence DNA encodes these proteins:
- the LOC101494811 gene encoding uncharacterized protein — translation MALQVQATLHTTRTSPSLLAPTANPTLLPLSNPYALKSSFLSASLNLLLHPNKQHLLIYGPPRFSMRVASKQSYICRDCGYIYNERTPFEKLPDKYFCPVCGAPKRRFRQYAPAVTKGANETDIRKARKAELQRDEAIGKALPIAVVVGIVALVGLYFYLNSTF, via the exons ATGGCCTTGCAAGTGCAGGCCACCCTTCACACTACAAGAACCTCACCATCATTATTAGCACCAACTGCCAATCCTACCCTCCTACCACTCTCCAATCCATATGCTTTGAAGTCATCTTTCTTATCTGCTTCCCTTAACCTTTTACTTCATCCTAATAAACAACACCTTCTTATTTATGGACCTCCCAGGTTTTCCATGCGTGTTGCTTCCAAACAATCTTATATCTGTCGTGATTGCGG GTATATTTACAATGAGAGGACTCCTTTTGAGAAATTGCCTGATAAATACTTCTGCCCTG TTTGTGGTGCTCCAAAACGAAGGTTTAGGCAATATGCTCCAGCTGTTACAAAAGGTGCAAATGAAACAGATATTAGAAAGGCAAGAAAAGCTGAACTTCAAAGAGATGAAGCAATTGG GAAAGCACTTCCAATTGCAGTTGTCGTGGGAATTGTTGCGCTTGTGGGATTATACTTCTATCTGAACAGCACATTTTAG